A stretch of the Orcinus orca chromosome 1, mOrcOrc1.1, whole genome shotgun sequence genome encodes the following:
- the LOC125965698 gene encoding metabotropic glutamate receptor 7-like, with protein sequence MWGELLELEANTTESRPVSFEQVDPAVLEAGPCWAVGELELQATERELERGALAGEPKSARRPKLAGAAGPPPHPRRLPFPGRPYPPRPQETLGFPGRAHPKGPGLRRARHRPLECRRHHGSRGSSMVQLGKLLRALTLMKFPCCVLEVVLCALAAAARGQEMYAPHSIRIEGDVTLGGLFPVHAKGPSGVPCGDIKRENGIHRLEAMLYALDQINSDPNLLPNVTLGARILDTCSRDTYALEQSLTFVQALIQKDTSEVRCTNGEPPVFVNPEKVVGVTGASGSSVSIMVANILRLFQVGGRSLRGRARRSSPRSLS encoded by the exons ATGTGGGGAGAGCTGCTTGAACTAGAAGCCAACACCACAGAGAGCAGACCTGTTTCATTTGAACAGGTGGATCCAGCTGTTCTTGAAGCTGGCCCG tgctgggctgtTGGAGAGCTCGAGCTGCAAGCCACCGAGCGCGAGCTCGAGCGCGGCGCGCTGGCCGGGGAACCCAAGAGCGCACGGCGCCCCAAGCTGGCAGGCGCCGcgggaccccccccccaccctcgcCGGCTGCCCTTCCCCGGGCGCCCCTACCCTCCTCGCCCGCAGGAGACCCTGGGCTTTCCCGGAAGAGCTCACCCCAAGGGGCCAGGACTCCGGCGAGCCCGCCACCGTCCCCTCGAGTGCCGCCGCCACCACGGCAGCCGCGGGAGCAGCATGGTCCAGCTGGGGAAGCTGCTCCGCGCCCTGACTTTGATGAAGTTTCCCTGCTGCGTGCTGGAGGTGGTTCTGTgcgcgctggcggcggcggcTCGCGGCCAGGAGATGTACGCCCCGCACTCCATTCGGATCGAGGGGGACGTCACCCTCGGGGGGCTGTTTCCGGTGCACGCGAAGGGTCCCAGCGGAGTGCCCTGCGGCGACATCAAGAGGGAGAACGGGATCCACAGGCTGGAAGCGATGCTCTACGCCCTGGACCAGATCAACAGCGATCCCAACCTGCTGCCCAACGTGACGCTGGGAGCGCGGATCCTGGACACTTGTTCCAGGGACACTTATGCGCTCGAACAGTCGCTCACTTTCGTCCAGGCGCTCATCCAGAAGGACACCTCCGAAGTGCGCTGCACCAACGGCGAGCCTCCGGTTTTTGTCAATCCCGAGAAAGTAGTTGGAGTGACTGGGGCTTCGGGGAGTTCGGTCTCCATCATGGTAGCCAACATCCTGAGGCTTTTCCAGGTAGGGGGGCGCTCCCTCCGGGGCAGAGCGCGCCGTAGCTCCCCGCGctctttatcctga